A portion of the Novosphingobium sp. KA1 genome contains these proteins:
- the istB gene encoding IS21-like element helper ATPase IstB: protein MLKHPTLEQLNQLGLTGMAHAFAELESNGDAASLSHGEWLALLLDHEATWRNDRRLALRLRHAKLRHHAVPEDVDYRAVRGLDRRLFDMLLKGDWIAAHENCAIIGPAGVGKSWLACAIGHKACRDNRSVLYTRLPRLIDDLSLAKGDGRIAARMKSLARVDVLILDDWGLEPLDGNARHHLLEILEDRYGRKSTMVTSQLPVARWFDLIGDPTYADAILDRLVHNAHRLELTGESMRRHHAAAAA, encoded by the coding sequence ATGCTGAAACACCCGACACTTGAGCAGCTTAACCAGCTCGGTCTGACCGGTATGGCCCATGCGTTCGCCGAACTGGAGAGCAACGGCGATGCCGCCAGCCTCAGTCACGGCGAATGGCTGGCCCTGCTGCTCGATCACGAAGCGACCTGGCGCAACGACCGGCGTCTTGCCCTCCGCCTGCGTCATGCCAAGCTGCGCCACCATGCCGTGCCCGAGGACGTCGATTATCGCGCCGTGCGCGGCCTCGACCGGCGCCTCTTCGATATGCTGCTCAAGGGCGACTGGATCGCTGCCCATGAGAACTGCGCGATCATCGGGCCAGCGGGGGTCGGCAAGAGCTGGCTCGCCTGCGCCATCGGCCACAAGGCATGCCGCGACAATCGCTCGGTCCTCTATACTCGGCTGCCGCGGCTGATCGACGACCTCTCGCTCGCCAAGGGCGATGGTCGCATCGCCGCGCGTATGAAGAGCCTCGCCAGGGTAGACGTCCTCATCCTCGATGACTGGGGCCTCGAACCGCTCGACGGCAACGCTCGCCACCACCTGCTCGAAATCCTCGAAGACCGCTACGGACGCAAATCGACGATGGTCACCAGCCAACTCCCCGTGGCCCGCTGGTTCGACCTGATCGGCGATCCGACCTACGCCGATGCCATCCTCGATCGCCTCGTTCACAACGCCCACCGGCTCGAACTCACCGGCGAATCCATGCGTCGTCATCACGCCGCAGCCGCGGCTTGA